A window of the Hordeum vulgare subsp. vulgare chromosome 5H, MorexV3_pseudomolecules_assembly, whole genome shotgun sequence genome harbors these coding sequences:
- the LOC123395174 gene encoding uncharacterized protein LOC123395174 has protein sequence MQFVRGVGGGGGGGGGAWEVLRRHFSRKRAVDIRRINPKVPKEEAVAISGRLLQILADNGPLTVGNTWNHAKDAAIDGLNSKTHMKVLLKWMWGRRIIKLSCTQVGNTKKFLYSPFTADDAEATEEPAEEQPKKKGWKGKHPKYQTKKQPAAAA, from the exons atgCAGTTCGTCCGaggcgtgggcggcggcggcgggggaggaggaggggcgtgggagGTGCTGAGGAGGCATTTCTCGCGGAAGCGGGCGGTGGACATCCGGCGGATCAACCCCAAGGTGCCCAAGGAGGAGGCCGTGGCCATCTCCGGCCGCCTCCTCCAGATCCTCGCCGACAACGGGCCCCTCACCGTCGGCAACACCTGGAACCACGCCAAG GATGCTGCGATCGACGGCCTGAACAGCAAGACCCACATGAAGGTCCTGCTCAAGTGGATGTGGGGGAGGAGGATCATCAAGCTCTCGTGCACGCAGGTGGGCAACACCAAGAAGTTCCTCTACTCCCCGTTCACCGCCGACGACGCCGAGGCGACCGAGGAGCCAGCAGAGGAGCAGCCGAAGAAGAAAGGGTGGAAGGGGAAACACCCAAAGTACCAGACCAAGAAACagccggcggcagcggcttga